A stretch of the Acidobacteriota bacterium genome encodes the following:
- the smc gene encoding chromosome segregation protein SMC yields the protein MNRIKKLELVGFKSFCDRTHIPFHEGVTAIVGPNGCGKSNISDAISWVVGEQSAKSLRTDKMEGVIFNGTQKRKPTGFAEVILTLSLDDPIEIPGAPEFDPASFTVGRRLYRSGESEYYLDGRRCRLKDIQALFEGTGLGPNSYAILEQGRIGQILSSKPAERRSLIEEAARITLFKSRRYSAESKLEQAQQNLLRAEDITREVVRQLNSLRRQAAKARRYNRLREELRSVARLKVGMEDRELRRKLSECAERFTAAREREEAVLAELAGAEGERDDARRECTRQEEEVNQVRERLTALKVEAGDARNLQENQETQRLALIARTGELEREQAAIADRERVIGSETERLRETGRALSEEITREREVVETEQAKSERLQEEIRAAETQIDELRSFLLTGAGKLSDLKNLQARCQESLARISARAARLENERQIRAEERAGRAAELERVRADHDRKAARQQEVAAAGEGLDARAASLAGEIERLAEELAALSNEHGLMQHRYSSLEEIEQRRSNYSEGVQKYLSTRVPGEEACRARTLADHIETDPAYETALEDYLNAPLQYILVESREDAMSGVERLKRIGAGKCTFMTLQNGHCHGTGAGRPEVGGDGVIGYLDELLRMAPDVKSAFGRALPEYASTVMVSDLDTAFRVAERSPAANFLTLSGEAYSPRGTLSAVGERKSMAGFLALKREKRELGKKLAAVAQKIESARAALSRLKEDQSVTAESIKALTAEARKLEVETALQGHEISRIEADLGRIEQAEQVADTELGQLGAERRELESRLEGAAGEIAGIEARSGTGSAELAGLNARLQSLRTGSATLSRDLGALVSALAVKKERRSGIDADLRRLEQESGEVRRRAEASRTEAAQVRERIGELAAAQEQARERMAACAGAIETTEETLGAMQTALSAGRAALGQVEERLRVLHSGREETMNARSRIEIEKTRLENDLEHLERHCQEEFHLPVAELVVDIEDDGWQREYREVAEEHDRMREAVENFGPINMRALEEYKELEQRYQFLNGQRLDIEKSIADIQKAIADINRRSVEQFEEAFRAIRKNFQEVFQILFGGGQCDLRLLDEEDMLDSGIDIIAQPPGKRLQNVLLLSGGEKALTALALLIAIFRYRPSPVCVLDEVDAPLDDANVNRFARLVTELSHNTQFIIITHNKNTMETAQTMYGITMEEPGVSKIIGVDFRQQQALAS from the coding sequence ATGAACCGAATCAAGAAACTGGAGCTCGTGGGATTCAAATCGTTCTGCGACCGCACGCACATACCTTTCCACGAGGGGGTCACGGCCATCGTCGGCCCCAACGGCTGCGGGAAGAGCAACATCTCCGACGCCATCAGCTGGGTGGTCGGGGAGCAGAGCGCCAAATCGCTGCGCACCGACAAGATGGAAGGGGTGATCTTCAACGGGACCCAGAAGCGCAAACCGACCGGCTTCGCCGAGGTCATCCTGACCCTCTCGCTGGACGACCCGATCGAGATCCCGGGGGCGCCCGAGTTCGACCCGGCGAGCTTCACCGTGGGCCGGCGGCTCTACCGCTCGGGCGAAAGCGAGTATTACCTCGACGGGCGCCGCTGCCGCCTGAAGGACATCCAGGCCCTGTTCGAGGGGACCGGGCTGGGGCCCAACTCCTACGCCATTCTCGAGCAGGGGCGCATCGGCCAGATCCTCAGTTCCAAGCCGGCCGAGCGCCGCAGCCTGATCGAGGAAGCGGCGCGGATCACCCTCTTCAAGAGCCGGCGCTATTCGGCGGAGAGCAAGCTGGAACAGGCGCAGCAGAACCTGCTTCGGGCCGAGGACATCACCCGCGAGGTGGTGCGGCAGCTGAACTCCCTGCGCCGGCAGGCGGCCAAGGCGCGGCGTTACAACCGGCTGAGGGAGGAGCTGCGCTCCGTCGCGCGCCTCAAGGTCGGGATGGAGGACCGCGAACTGCGCCGGAAGCTGTCCGAGTGCGCCGAGCGTTTCACCGCCGCCCGGGAGCGGGAGGAGGCGGTGCTGGCCGAGCTGGCCGGAGCGGAGGGCGAGCGGGACGACGCGCGCCGGGAGTGCACCCGGCAGGAAGAGGAGGTCAACCAGGTCCGCGAGCGCCTGACGGCGCTCAAGGTCGAGGCGGGCGACGCCCGGAACCTGCAGGAAAACCAGGAAACCCAGCGCCTGGCCCTCATCGCCCGCACCGGGGAGCTCGAGCGCGAACAGGCGGCCATCGCCGACCGGGAACGCGTCATCGGGAGCGAGACGGAGCGTCTCCGGGAGACCGGACGCGCCCTGTCGGAAGAGATCACGCGGGAGCGGGAGGTCGTCGAGACCGAACAGGCGAAGAGCGAACGGCTGCAGGAGGAGATCCGGGCGGCCGAAACACAGATCGACGAACTCCGCTCCTTCCTCCTGACCGGGGCCGGGAAGCTGTCGGACCTGAAGAACCTGCAGGCCCGCTGCCAGGAAAGCCTGGCCCGGATCTCGGCCCGGGCCGCGCGGCTCGAAAACGAGCGGCAGATCAGGGCGGAAGAGCGGGCCGGACGGGCGGCCGAACTCGAGAGGGTGCGGGCCGACCACGACCGCAAGGCCGCCCGGCAGCAGGAAGTGGCCGCCGCCGGCGAGGGGCTCGATGCCCGGGCCGCCAGCCTGGCGGGCGAGATCGAACGGCTCGCGGAGGAACTCGCGGCGCTCTCCAACGAGCACGGCCTGATGCAGCACCGCTACTCCTCGCTCGAGGAGATCGAGCAGCGGCGCAGCAATTATTCCGAGGGGGTGCAGAAATACCTCTCCACGCGGGTCCCGGGGGAGGAGGCGTGCCGCGCCAGGACGCTGGCCGACCACATCGAGACCGATCCGGCCTACGAGACCGCGCTCGAGGACTACCTGAACGCCCCGCTGCAGTACATCCTGGTCGAAAGCCGCGAGGACGCCATGAGCGGGGTGGAGCGGCTCAAACGGATCGGCGCGGGGAAATGCACCTTCATGACCCTGCAGAACGGCCACTGCCACGGCACCGGCGCCGGCCGGCCGGAAGTCGGCGGCGACGGGGTGATAGGCTACCTGGACGAGCTGCTGCGCATGGCGCCCGACGTCAAGAGCGCGTTCGGGCGCGCGCTCCCCGAATACGCCTCGACCGTCATGGTCTCCGACCTCGATACGGCGTTTCGCGTGGCCGAGCGATCGCCAGCCGCCAACTTTCTGACCCTCTCGGGGGAGGCCTACTCCCCCCGCGGCACCCTCTCGGCCGTCGGCGAACGAAAATCGATGGCGGGCTTTCTCGCCCTGAAGCGCGAGAAGCGGGAACTCGGGAAGAAGCTGGCCGCGGTGGCCCAGAAGATCGAATCGGCGCGCGCGGCGCTCTCCCGCCTCAAGGAGGACCAGTCGGTCACGGCGGAATCGATCAAGGCCCTGACGGCCGAGGCCCGCAAGCTGGAGGTGGAGACGGCCCTCCAGGGACACGAGATCTCCAGGATCGAAGCCGACCTGGGCCGGATCGAGCAGGCGGAGCAGGTGGCCGACACCGAACTCGGCCAGCTCGGCGCGGAGCGGCGGGAACTCGAGTCCCGCCTCGAGGGGGCGGCCGGGGAGATCGCCGGGATCGAAGCGCGCAGCGGCACCGGGTCGGCGGAGCTGGCCGGACTGAACGCGCGGCTGCAGTCGCTCCGTACCGGAAGCGCCACGCTCTCCAGGGACCTCGGCGCCCTCGTCTCCGCCCTCGCCGTCAAGAAGGAGCGCCGGTCGGGCATCGACGCCGACCTGCGCCGGCTCGAGCAGGAATCGGGGGAGGTGCGCCGGCGCGCCGAAGCCAGCCGGACCGAGGCCGCGCAGGTGCGCGAACGGATCGGGGAACTCGCCGCCGCCCAGGAGCAGGCCAGGGAGAGGATGGCCGCATGCGCCGGGGCCATCGAGACGACGGAGGAAACGCTCGGAGCGATGCAGACGGCCCTCTCGGCCGGGCGCGCGGCGCTCGGGCAGGTGGAGGAGCGGCTGCGGGTCCTGCACTCCGGGCGCGAGGAGACCATGAACGCCCGGAGCCGGATCGAGATCGAAAAAACCCGGCTCGAAAACGACCTGGAGCATCTCGAGCGCCACTGCCAGGAGGAGTTCCACCTTCCGGTAGCCGAGCTCGTCGTCGACATCGAGGACGACGGGTGGCAGCGCGAGTACCGGGAAGTGGCCGAGGAGCACGACCGGATGCGCGAGGCGGTCGAAAACTTCGGCCCGATCAACATGCGCGCCCTGGAAGAGTACAAGGAGCTGGAGCAGCGCTACCAGTTCCTGAACGGCCAGCGGCTGGACATCGAGAAATCGATCGCCGACATCCAGAAGGCGATCGCCGACATCAACCGGCGCTCCGTCGAACAGTTCGAGGAGGCGTTCCGGGCGATCCGGAAGAATTTCCAGGAGGTGTTCCAGATCCTCTTCGGCGGCGGGCAGTGCGACCTGAGGCTGCTCGACGAGGAGGACATGCTCGACAGCGGCATCGACATCATCGCCCAGCCCCCGGGGAAGCGGCTGCAGAACGTGCTGCTGCTGTCGGGGGGGGAGAAGGCCCTGACGGCCCTGGCGCTGCTGATCGCCATCTTCCGCTACCGCCCGAGCCCCGTCTGCGTCCTGGACGAGGTCGACGCGCCGCTCGACGACGCCAACGTCAACCGCTTCGCGCGGCTGGTGACCGAGCTGAGCCACAACACCCAGTTCATCATCATCACCCACAACAAGAACACCATGGAAACGGCCCAGACGATGTACGGCATCACCATGGAGGAGCCTGGGGTATCGAAAATCATCGGCGTGGATTTCCGTCAGCAGCAGGCGCTGGCCAGCTGA
- a CDS encoding CvpA family protein — translation MLSAQWTYFDVLFAGIVAVSTLLALLKGLVRELVSLVALIAGFLLAVFFYPVPAERLIDLFRTEAIANLAGFLLIFLGTLAAGALVSFALNRFLKAAALKGADRFLGSIFGFVRGWAICSILVLALIAFPVRENIMARSVLAPYLLGGASAAVRLTPRSLKDKFHAHYRKVLEAWNRQRGEP, via the coding sequence ATGCTTTCAGCCCAGTGGACCTATTTCGACGTCCTGTTCGCCGGAATCGTGGCCGTGTCCACGCTCCTGGCCCTGCTCAAGGGCCTGGTGCGCGAACTCGTCAGCCTCGTGGCCCTGATCGCCGGTTTCCTTCTCGCCGTCTTCTTCTACCCGGTCCCGGCCGAGCGCCTGATCGATTTGTTCCGGACCGAAGCGATCGCCAACCTGGCCGGCTTCCTCCTCATCTTCCTGGGCACCCTGGCGGCGGGGGCGCTCGTGTCCTTCGCCCTGAACCGGTTCCTGAAGGCGGCCGCGCTCAAGGGAGCCGACCGTTTCCTGGGCTCCATTTTCGGCTTCGTGCGCGGGTGGGCCATCTGCTCCATCCTCGTTCTCGCCCTCATCGCCTTCCCGGTGAGGGAAAACATCATGGCCCGGTCGGTCCTGGCCCCCTACCTGCTCGGGGGCGCCAGCGCCGCCGTCCGGCTGACGCCCCGAAGCCTGAAGGACAAGTTCCACGCGCACTACAGGAAGGTCCTCGAGGCCTGGAACCGCCAGAGGGGGGAGCCGTGA
- a CDS encoding histidine kinase, with the protein MSDTPRPPRLKERLEALCAEMVEKGILFTEAMEQFERCFISEVMRRNNGHLQKTSAALGIHRNTLSKKVSLGKIPRKQR; encoded by the coding sequence GTGAGCGACACCCCCCGCCCCCCGAGGCTCAAGGAGCGCCTGGAGGCCCTCTGCGCGGAGATGGTCGAAAAGGGGATCCTCTTCACCGAAGCCATGGAGCAGTTCGAACGCTGCTTCATCTCCGAGGTGATGCGGCGCAACAACGGGCACCTCCAGAAGACGTCGGCCGCCCTGGGCATCCACCGCAACACCCTCTCCAAGAAGGTCAGCCTGGGAAAGATCCCGAGAAAACAGCGTTAG
- a CDS encoding phosphoribosylaminoimidazolesuccinocarboxamide synthase, producing the protein MEKKPNLCVQTDLPGLTLLRRGKVRDLYAYGDELLIVATDRISAFDVVLPTPIPWKGAVLTQLSRFWFGMMRDLVPNHLVSADAGEFPPDLQRHREVLDLRSMLAVQAEMFPIECVARGYLAGSGWTEYRESGTVCGIPLPPGLRECDRLPEPVFTPATKAESGHDLNISYAEAARMIGEDQASRLRDLTLQIYARAAEYALSRGIIIADVKFEFGVYNGEIILCDEVLTPDSSRFWPRDRYEPGKSQPSFDKQYVRDYLEEIRFNKQPPAPELPPRVVEGTAAKYLEAYRLLTGSPLI; encoded by the coding sequence ATGGAAAAGAAACCGAACCTTTGCGTCCAGACCGACCTCCCCGGCTTGACCTTGCTCCGCCGGGGAAAGGTGCGCGACCTGTACGCCTATGGGGACGAACTCCTGATCGTGGCGACCGACCGCATCTCCGCCTTCGACGTCGTCCTCCCCACCCCCATCCCCTGGAAGGGGGCGGTGCTGACCCAGTTGTCGCGCTTCTGGTTCGGCATGATGCGCGACCTGGTCCCCAACCACCTGGTCAGCGCCGACGCCGGGGAGTTCCCCCCGGACCTCCAGCGCCACCGCGAGGTCCTCGACCTGCGGAGCATGCTGGCGGTACAGGCCGAGATGTTCCCGATCGAGTGCGTGGCGCGCGGCTACCTGGCCGGGTCGGGGTGGACCGAATACCGGGAAAGCGGCACGGTCTGCGGCATTCCCCTCCCCCCGGGCCTGAGGGAGTGCGACCGGCTCCCCGAACCCGTCTTCACCCCGGCCACCAAGGCGGAGTCGGGGCATGACCTGAACATTTCCTACGCGGAGGCCGCCCGGATGATCGGGGAGGACCAGGCTTCCAGGCTCCGGGACCTCACGCTCCAGATCTACGCGCGGGCGGCGGAGTACGCCCTGTCGCGCGGCATCATCATCGCCGACGTCAAATTCGAGTTCGGCGTCTACAACGGCGAAATCATCCTGTGCGACGAGGTCCTGACGCCGGATTCGTCCAGGTTCTGGCCCCGCGACCGGTACGAACCCGGCAAAAGCCAGCCTTCCTTCGACAAGCAGTACGTCCGGGATTACCTGGAGGAGATCCGCTTCAACAAGCAGCCGCCGGCCCCCGAACTCCCACCCCGGGTGGTGGAGGGGACCGCGGCCAAGTATCTCGAAGCCTACCGGCTCCTGACCGGTTCCCCTCTGATTTAG